Proteins co-encoded in one Methanobrevibacter gottschalkii DSM 11977 genomic window:
- a CDS encoding rubredoxin: protein MTIYVCLHCEYRFDSEKGDPAYNIPAGATPADMPDDWVCPECAALGIEAFIAEEEEE from the coding sequence ATGACAATATACGTTTGTTTACACTGTGAATACAGATTTGATTCAGAAAAAGGAGACCCTGCTTACAACATTCCAGCTGGAGCAACTCCTGCAGATATGCCTGATGATTGGGTTTGCCCAGAATGTGCTGCATTAGGTATTGAAGCATTTATCGCAGAAGAAGAGGAAGAATAA
- the glmU gene encoding bifunctional sugar-1-phosphate nucleotidylyltransferase/acetyltransferase → MKVKAIILCAGEGSRMRPLTLTKPKTMLPVAGKPIMQYNIESLRENGIEDILLIVRYKEEMVRNYFGDGSEFGVNIIYQRQKDFLGTADAISYGKNFIDDSLIVLNGDIILDDEIISDFINKYDELKPDTLMLLTEVENPSAFGVVEIEDGYIKNIVEKPKREEAPSNLVNAGIYIFNKDIFDKIDKTEISQRGEYEITDSLTMQIEDGLKVMGHKTDKDWIDVGRPWELIEVNEELIGNLKTEIRGKVEDGAHIHGEVFLDEGSVIRAGVYIVGNVYIGKNCDIGPNSYIRGNSYFGDNVHVGNAVEIKNSIIMENTNVSHLSYVGDSVIGSNCNIAAGTNIANLRFDNKSVKTKIKDQMIDSGRRKFGSIIGDSVKTGINSSFSPGVKVGHNSTIGSGVLLYNDVPSDTRVLVKQNYIIQDKNIKNDIQDKNIKK, encoded by the coding sequence ATAAAAGTGAAAGCAATTATTTTATGCGCTGGTGAAGGGTCTAGGATGAGACCATTAACACTTACCAAGCCTAAAACTATGTTGCCTGTTGCAGGGAAACCAATCATGCAATATAACATAGAATCATTAAGAGAAAATGGTATTGAAGATATTTTACTTATTGTTCGTTATAAAGAGGAAATGGTTAGAAATTACTTTGGTGATGGTAGCGAATTTGGAGTTAATATTATTTATCAGAGGCAAAAAGATTTCTTGGGAACTGCTGATGCAATTTCTTATGGAAAAAACTTCATCGATGATAGCTTGATAGTTTTAAACGGAGATATCATTTTGGATGATGAGATTATTAGTGATTTCATTAATAAATATGATGAGTTAAAACCAGATACTTTAATGCTTTTAACAGAGGTAGAAAATCCTTCTGCATTCGGTGTCGTTGAAATTGAAGATGGATATATTAAAAATATTGTTGAAAAGCCTAAAAGAGAAGAAGCGCCAAGCAATTTAGTTAATGCGGGAATTTATATTTTCAATAAAGATATATTTGATAAAATTGATAAAACTGAAATTTCCCAAAGGGGGGAATATGAAATTACTGATTCTTTAACTATGCAAATTGAAGATGGATTAAAAGTAATGGGTCATAAAACTGATAAAGACTGGATTGATGTAGGTCGTCCATGGGAATTGATTGAAGTTAATGAAGAACTAATTGGCAATCTTAAAACTGAAATCAGAGGCAAAGTGGAAGATGGAGCCCATATTCATGGGGAAGTATTTTTGGATGAAGGAAGTGTAATTAGGGCGGGAGTTTACATTGTAGGTAATGTGTATATTGGTAAAAATTGTGATATAGGTCCTAATTCTTATATTCGGGGTAATTCTTACTTCGGAGATAATGTTCATGTTGGAAATGCAGTTGAAATTAAAAATTCAATTATTATGGAAAATACTAATGTTAGTCATTTAAGTTATGTTGGAGATTCTGTAATTGGTTCTAATTGTAATATTGCAGCAGGAACTAACATTGCTAATTTACGTTTTGACAATAAATCAGTTAAAACAAAAATCAAAGATCAAATGATTGATAGTGGAAGACGTAAATTCGGTTCTATCATTGGGGATTCTGTAAAAACAGGTATTAATTCAAGTTTCTCTCCAGGTGTAAAAGTGGGTCATAATTCCACTATTGGTTCTGGAGTTCTATTATATAATGATGTACCATCTGACACAAGGGTGTTAGTAAAACAAAATTATATTATTCAAGATAAAAATATAAAAAATGATATTCAAGATAAGAATATAAAAAAATAA
- a CDS encoding gamma carbonic anhydrase family protein, with product MENIEDSIVICPGAQVFGDVELGENVSIWHGAVIRGDTDSITIGNNSNVQDNCVIHCTKGFPVEIGDNVSVGHGAVVHGCKLDDNVLIGMNATVLDGAHISKNSIVGAGAVVSEGKEFPENSLILGIPAKAVKQLSPEQVELIQNNADNYVKLSKQYMED from the coding sequence ATGGAAAATATTGAAGACTCTATTGTAATATGCCCTGGCGCACAAGTATTTGGTGATGTTGAATTAGGTGAAAATGTCTCTATATGGCATGGTGCTGTAATAAGAGGAGATACTGACTCAATTACTATTGGAAATAATTCTAATGTTCAAGATAATTGTGTTATTCACTGTACTAAAGGATTTCCAGTTGAAATCGGGGACAATGTATCTGTTGGTCATGGTGCAGTTGTCCATGGTTGCAAATTAGATGACAATGTTTTAATCGGAATGAATGCAACTGTTTTAGACGGTGCACACATCTCTAAAAATTCTATTGTTGGAGCAGGTGCTGTTGTAAGTGAAGGTAAAGAATTTCCTGAGAATAGTTTAATTTTAGGAATTCCTGCTAAAGCGGTTAAACAATTATCTCCAGAACAAGTTGAATTGATTCAAAATAATGCGGATAATTATGTAAAACTTTCCAAACAATACATGGAAGATTAG
- the hisC gene encoding histidinol-phosphate transaminase, with the protein MKARKIVDEMDSYVPGKSQDEIAQDFNLKKEDIIKLGSNENPWGPSPKAMDAIKQEINTINRYPESQLGELASEIARYSGVDDSQVIIGGDGADEIIDVLAKTFIDAGDEFIVPLPSYMYYEYLLKQYGASPIYARWDIEKNELDVDSIYNAITDKTKMIFLCSPNNPNGALIDQEVFIDIASKNPNILIVIDEAYFEYSEVTNKDLINEFNNVFIIRTFSKVLGLAGMRIGYGLACSEIIEYMHRIKPVFSITRLSFIAALNTLKDTEYIENSIKKGIESRQYLYDEISKIDGLFVFPSKSNFMLINIKETGFTASELALELMKQGIIVRDCTSFKGLDEYWIRISICTLDEDKKFIEILKEVLG; encoded by the coding sequence ATGAAAGCAAGAAAAATTGTAGATGAAATGGATTCCTATGTTCCGGGCAAATCTCAAGATGAGATTGCTCAAGACTTTAACTTAAAAAAAGAAGATATTATTAAATTAGGTTCTAATGAAAATCCATGGGGGCCCTCTCCTAAAGCTATGGACGCAATTAAACAGGAAATTAACACTATAAATAGATATCCGGAATCACAATTGGGGGAATTGGCATCAGAAATTGCCAGATACTCCGGTGTAGACGATTCTCAAGTGATTATTGGTGGCGATGGTGCTGATGAAATAATTGATGTTTTAGCAAAAACATTCATAGATGCTGGAGATGAATTCATTGTCCCTTTACCTTCCTATATGTATTATGAGTACTTATTAAAACAATATGGAGCCAGTCCAATTTACGCAAGATGGGATATTGAAAAAAATGAACTGGATGTTGATTCAATTTATAATGCTATAACTGACAAAACTAAAATGATTTTCTTGTGCAGTCCTAATAATCCTAATGGCGCTTTAATTGATCAAGAAGTATTTATTGACATCGCTTCTAAAAACCCTAATATATTGATTGTTATTGATGAAGCGTACTTTGAATATTCAGAAGTTACTAATAAAGATTTAATCAATGAATTTAATAATGTTTTTATTATTCGTACATTTTCAAAAGTTTTGGGGCTTGCTGGAATGAGAATTGGTTATGGTCTTGCATGTTCTGAAATTATTGAATATATGCACAGAATTAAACCTGTATTCTCTATAACAAGATTATCTTTCATTGCGGCCCTTAATACTCTTAAGGATACTGAATATATTGAAAATTCAATTAAAAAAGGTATTGAATCAAGACAGTATCTATATGATGAAATTTCAAAAATAGATGGTCTTTTTGTATTTCCATCTAAATCTAACTTCATGCTAATCAATATTAAAGAAACAGGTTTTACAGCCTCAGAATTAGCGTTAGAACTAATGAAACAAGGTATAATTGTAAGGGATTGTACTTCATTTAAAGGATTGGATGAGTATTGGATTAGAATAAGTATTTGCACTCTTGATGAAGATAAAAAATTCATTGAAATCCTAAAAGAGGTTCTAGGATAA